Proteins co-encoded in one Cytobacillus sp. NJ13 genomic window:
- a CDS encoding DEAD/DEAH box helicase, which translates to MTPYINDFPPESLPISSIDTIPEPTLNENYSYNKELQQILCGKQLLFENLPHSIEEIHQHYENGYITYRKGIIKTKSKAACARCGNKDRSLFASFPCARCGEKECAYCRKCIMMGRISECTPLIGWCGPEPVWDLTENPLEWSGTLSPGQQIASDRVKQAVIENKEFLVWAVCGAGKTEVLFEGINAALASGKRVCIATPRTDVVLELGPRLKAVFPGIQVAVLYGGSEDRHLQAPLTIATTHQLLRFYNAFDTVILDEVDAFPYTADECLQYAVRQSRKELSSMIYLTATPSQKWQNECRSGKRDFVTIPARYHRHPLPVPAFKWCGNWEKSLKKDKLPSAVTQWIKKRLDNQKQCLLFLPKIDKMEKVLTILRKTCPKVQSVHAEDPDRKDKVQMMRNKEIPLLLTTTILERGVTFPNIDVAVLGAEDRIFTESALVQIAGRVGRSSEYPKGEITFFHYGKTESMVKAQKQILKMNTEAKKKGLIDNYLFNMP; encoded by the coding sequence ATGACCCCATATATAAATGATTTTCCTCCAGAAAGCCTCCCGATATCCTCCATTGACACCATTCCAGAGCCGACACTCAACGAAAACTATTCATATAACAAAGAACTCCAGCAAATCCTCTGCGGAAAACAGCTTTTATTCGAAAACCTTCCGCATTCAATTGAAGAAATCCATCAGCACTATGAAAATGGCTATATTACTTACCGGAAAGGGATCATTAAGACCAAAAGCAAGGCTGCTTGTGCCAGGTGCGGCAATAAAGATCGTTCACTGTTCGCAAGTTTTCCCTGTGCCCGATGCGGTGAGAAAGAATGTGCTTACTGCCGGAAATGCATCATGATGGGGAGAATCAGTGAGTGCACGCCCCTGATTGGCTGGTGCGGTCCTGAGCCCGTTTGGGATTTAACCGAGAATCCCTTGGAATGGTCAGGCACCCTATCACCCGGCCAGCAGATTGCCTCCGACCGGGTAAAGCAGGCTGTAATCGAAAATAAGGAATTCCTCGTCTGGGCTGTCTGCGGTGCAGGAAAAACGGAAGTTCTGTTTGAAGGAATCAATGCTGCCCTAGCCTCGGGAAAAAGAGTGTGCATTGCCACTCCTCGAACAGATGTTGTACTAGAGCTTGGTCCGCGTCTTAAAGCAGTCTTCCCCGGTATTCAGGTGGCTGTCCTTTACGGCGGCAGTGAAGACCGCCATCTCCAAGCGCCCTTAACCATCGCTACCACCCATCAGCTGCTTCGATTTTACAATGCTTTTGACACAGTCATTCTTGATGAAGTAGATGCCTTTCCATATACAGCAGACGAATGCCTTCAGTATGCTGTCCGACAATCCCGCAAAGAATTATCCTCTATGATCTATTTAACCGCTACCCCCAGCCAAAAATGGCAGAATGAATGTCGGAGCGGGAAAAGAGATTTTGTCACTATCCCGGCAAGGTATCATCGTCATCCATTGCCTGTACCGGCTTTCAAATGGTGCGGCAACTGGGAGAAATCTCTTAAAAAGGACAAACTCCCGTCTGCAGTTACCCAATGGATCAAGAAGAGACTCGATAACCAGAAGCAGTGCCTGCTCTTCCTTCCGAAAATCGATAAAATGGAAAAAGTCCTCACCATCCTTCGTAAAACCTGTCCTAAAGTCCAATCTGTCCACGCAGAAGACCCGGATCGAAAAGACAAAGTCCAAATGATGCGAAATAAAGAGATCCCCCTGCTTTTAACAACGACCATCCTGGAAAGAGGAGTTACCTTCCCTAATATTGATGTAGCAGTATTAGGAGCAGAAGACCGCATTTTTACAGAAAGTGCTCTTGTCCAGATCGCCGGCCGTGTAGGAAGAAGCTCTGAATACCCGAAAGGAGAAATCACCTTTTTTCACTACGGCAAAACCGAAAGCATGGTCAAAGCGCAAAAACAAATCCTCAAAATGAACACTGAAGCCAAGAAGAAAGGACTGATCGACAATTACCTGTTTAATATGCCGTGA